gaataaataaataaaaatcagtCGAGGATTCCAAAAtttaaacatataaatataaaatgaaataataataacacttaagaaaaataaaatatgaagcAAGTCTTAGCACAGGCATTCCCATCACCACAACTGCAATCTCCCTATAAAAAGGCCCGCTATCCCGCTTTCGCGCGGACCCGTAGCAAATCCACGAGCATTGGCACCACCACCTCGCCATCACTGAGAGCCCAACAGACCAGAGCGGCCGGAACGACCGGCATTTGCAGAGAGGCAAAGGAAGCAACAGCGAAGCCCGTCATTTCTGCTCATTCTTCTTCTGGGTCCTATCCTGTAAATTATTACAAGAACAAGATGGTGGTGATCGATCGGTATATAGCTGGAACTTTCTTTGCCTCTCTATTGGGGCTTCTTCTTCTCTGCATTTTCCGATTCAATGACAAGCAAAGGAAGGCCACGATTAAGGGCTCCAATGCCACCCTCAAGACCACATCGTCTACCCGTGGAGATTACTCGCCAGATACCGGCTCCGGCACAGACGTCATCGTCGTCGGCGCAGGTGTCGCTGGTTCTGCACTTGCTTACACTCTTGGCAAGGTGAAATTTTCTTGATTGGTTTTAAATCAATTGTTAATTACTTCACACATGAGGTGCGACTGGAATTGGACTATCTTGATGTCAAAGCCTACTTTTTTTAGGGAAGTGGTCTTCTGTGTTCGAGTTTTGTGACGTAATCTCCATGAAAGTTTACATAGCTTCCTTCTAAAATTtgttaataaaatttatatcaTATACAGTAATAGTGGCAATAATTATGGGCTTCATCATATTCACCTCTACTTGAAGATTACTTTTGTTTCGCTAATTAATGGCTGCTTCGTTGCTTGAAAGAAATTAGCTTTTTCGTGTGCTGATTCTGTTTATGATGGAATGAAGGGACCAAGAACTTCGGCAAATGCTGAGGTGGAACTAATACATAGGAATTTCCACTGTAGAGCGTCATTCCCTTTACCAAACCACAAATCCTATGGTTGCTGGAATGAATTTCCTTTGCTTTTTTATATTGTCTTGttgtttaaataaataattgaggAGGAATGTTGAcagggagatgtgttttgtagtcttctaaatatattttaagttTCATAGTTGTAAATTAATTGGATCCTACTCAGACTTTAATATATGGTTGTTGTGTAAACCACCTATGAATAACCAATAGAGTTTCTTTCTGATATCTCCACGCTTGGCCTTTCTAAACAACCTATTAAAATTTGTTCGCGCTTTCTTTGAGCCTTGACTTTCCTAAATATCTAATTGGACAAAGACATGTAGGCTTTTGCCAGTATTTGgtatatgcataacttggtaCGTTTTCAACTAAAGCTTATGCTTCTTGTAACTTAGGATGGACGACGAGTTCATGTGATTGAAAGAGACTTGACTGAACCAGATAGAATTGTAGGTGAATTGCTTCAGCCAGGGGGCTACCTGAAATTAGTTGAACTGGGTCTTGAGGGTAAGCCCCAAACTTCACATGCTTTTACTTTGTAATAAATTCCATGGTCATTATACTTTAGCATTTGGTCAATGGTCATTGTAAAATGGGATATTAACTTCAACTGCAGATTGTGTGGAGGACATTGATGCCCAGAGAGTGCTTGGATATGCTCTATTCAAGGATGGAAAAAATACTAGATTGTCATATCCCttggaaaattttcattcaGATGTTGCAGGGAGGAGCTTTCACAATGGTCGTTTCAtacagaaaatgagagaaaaagcTGCTACCCTGGACAAGTATACTTTCTTTATTGAATATATAGTTGATTGCATTTTTCCTGGTTGCATAATTGTATTATGATTTCTTAGTTTACCATTTCTTTTGAATGGCAATTTCGTAGTTTACAATTATTTTAGATTTCGAGTTATGTTTTGCCTTTATGTGCTTCCTGCCTTTTCCATTGCCTATGATGTCACTGGAATTTTTAACCCTTTTGCACCCATTTTGTCCAATCTCTATCTAGTGTACGGTTTGAGCAAGGAATTGTAACATCCcttctcaaagaaaatgggactATCAAGGGCGTTGTTTACAAAACTAAGGATGGTCAAGAACTTAAAGCTTATGCTCCTCTCACATTTGTTTGTGATGGTTGCTTCTCAAATTTGCGCCGATCTCTTTGTAACCCTAAGGTGAAGTTGTCATCCTAACATAAATGCTCTCTTGATGCAAAGAACCAGTCAAAATTGCGGTATCCTGCACATTTATAAGTTACATTCTCCATATAATTGGCATCTTGAATCTCTCCATGGGCATGCAcaattttcttgctttttttggTGAGACTAGTTTAATCTTTGGCAGGTAGACATGCCCTCTTGTTTTGTGGGTTTAGTGCTTGAGAATTGTGATCTTCCTTTTGCGAATCATGGGCATGTAATACTAGCAGATCCTTCACCCATATTGTTTTACCCAATTAGTAGTACCGAGGTTCGCTGTTTGGTTGATGTACCTGGTCAGAAAGTTCCTTCCATTGCCAATGGTGAACTGGCCAAGTACCTAAAAACCATGGTGGCACCACAGGTATATCTTTATATCCACGGAGGCTTTTAGATTAGTAAAATTGAGGAAAAACAAGGTTGTAGTAGGATATGTTTCCATCCTTATTGGCTATATTTTGTTTCGTGTTTTGGAATCAACAAGGATCTATGTTCCCCACTTCCCCCTCCTTATTTGAATTTGGTTTAACTGAATTCAGATTCCACCTGAGCTTCAAGACTCTTTTATATCTGCGATTGATAGAGGTAATGTCAGAACTATGCCAAATAGAAGCATGCCAGCTGATCCCCACCCTACTCCTGGAGCCCTTCTGATGGGTGATGCTTTCAACATGCGCCATCCTTTAACTGGAGGTGGAATGACTGTGGCACTATCTGATATTGTTGTTCTTCGGGATCTTCTCAAGCCACTATCAAACCTTCGTGATGCGCATTCTTTGGCAAAATATCTTGAATCCTTTTACACGTTGCGCAAGGTAAGCTGGATGATTCTGTGTGGTTCTGTTATCATTGTAGTCTAGATGAATTTGGGAATGTGTTTTAGTTTTGGTTAGAAAACATCTTGATTAAGTTGTGCTATATGCAAAAAAACATTGGGGACAGCGTAAGAGGATTGGGAACAAATTGTGTCTGAATGCAATTGCAGAATGTGAACGAAATGTGATATTCTTCTGAGATTTGATCTTCATATCTTGATTCGTCAACTTATATGGCGACTGTCAATTGCAGCCGGTCGCATCTACCATAAATACTCTGGCAGGTGCCTTGTACAGGGTGTTCTCGGCTTCTCCTGATCAAGCTAGGAAGGAAATGCGCCAAGCATGTTTTGATTATTTAAGCCTTGGAGGTGTATATTCGACAGGGCCGGTGGCTTTAATCTCTGGTCTAAACCCTCGTCCACTAAGTTTGGTTCTCCATTTCTTTTCCGTGGCAATATATGGTGTTGGGCGACTGCTGCTACCATTTCCTTCGCCTAAACGCTTGTGGATTGGAGTTAGATTGATATTGGTgcgtttttttttatatatttttctccCAACTGAAGGGCATTTACGGTGATTCTTTTTCATTATAGATTTCTTCGATTCTTATTAGACAACTTCATTTGCAGAGTGCCTCAGGTATTATATTCCCCATTATCAAGGCGGAGGGAGTGAGGCAAATGTTCTTCCCAGCAAGTGTTCCTGCTGTATATAGAGTTCGAGCTCCTCCTGTCGATTGATATATATGGTGGTTGCTTTGGCTCTGTAGGGTTCAAACACAACTACGCAAACTGGCTCATATCTGGGATTGTCCTACCGTAGTTAGGGGCGATTATATAGTCGTTGTTAATATTCTAGAAATTTGTTCCTTTTAACACGGTACTTTtaacccttttttttcctcagAACTGGAATTTGTATTTGAAACTTGGCATAATAAATGGATGGTTCATGTGCTTGTATGTCAATTTACGTTTCTTGGAAGTGGATGCTACTTCGTTACGTGCAATTCCCGCACTCGTTAACATCTTGAGGTGATGGAACGTAGAAGGACAAAAGAGGCTAA
The window above is part of the Tripterygium wilfordii isolate XIE 37 chromosome 3, ASM1340144v1, whole genome shotgun sequence genome. Proteins encoded here:
- the LOC119986340 gene encoding squalene monooxygenase SE1-like, whose translation is MVVIDRYIAGTFFASLLGLLLLCIFRFNDKQRKATIKGSNATLKTTSSTRGDYSPDTGSGTDVIVVGAGVAGSALAYTLGKDGRRVHVIERDLTEPDRIVGELLQPGGYLKLVELGLEDCVEDIDAQRVLGYALFKDGKNTRLSYPLENFHSDVAGRSFHNGRFIQKMREKAATLDNVRFEQGIVTSLLKENGTIKGVVYKTKDGQELKAYAPLTFVCDGCFSNLRRSLCNPKVDMPSCFVGLVLENCDLPFANHGHVILADPSPILFYPISSTEVRCLVDVPGQKVPSIANGELAKYLKTMVAPQIPPELQDSFISAIDRGNVRTMPNRSMPADPHPTPGALLMGDAFNMRHPLTGGGMTVALSDIVVLRDLLKPLSNLRDAHSLAKYLESFYTLRKPVASTINTLAGALYRVFSASPDQARKEMRQACFDYLSLGGVYSTGPVALISGLNPRPLSLVLHFFSVAIYGVGRLLLPFPSPKRLWIGVRLILSASGIIFPIIKAEGVRQMFFPASVPAVYRVRAPPVD